The Deltaproteobacteria bacterium genome contains the following window.
AGCAAGTGTGCCGCCAACCTTACTGCAGCGTTGTATTCGTTTGCAGAGGATCTTGTCAAAAGCATCCAGATTACAGGTCTCGGTCACCGGATCGAGGTTGCGGGCAAGCGCCAGCTCCCTTTTCAAGGTAAAATTCTGCAGTACAAGGGTGGCGCGCCTGACAATGGCAGTGACTGCCGCCTTTTCCTCTTTGTTCCATTCAGTGGCCCTCTTGGCAAAAAAGACAATCACTCCCCCTACCCTGTGAGGGTCCCAGGCTAGCGGCAGTCCTATAAGGGCGCCGAGTTCTCCTATGCCGTCTGAGGGGCCAAACAGGTATGCCAGCCGACGGCGATTTCTTACCTTAGGAACAAAGAGAGCTTTGCGGTTCCTGAAAATCCAGCCAACAATGCCTTTGTCGACTGGCTTGGCTCTCTGCAGTAAAGACAGTGGTACCTTGCCAGCAACGGCAACGATTTGCAGGAAGTTGCCATCGGGCAGCGCTAGAATGGCACCATCGAGCCGCAGATAGCGGCAGCCCTGATCCAACAGTTTGGTAAAAAAGGGCACTGGATCTTCGGCATCTGCGGGCAATGGATCAGAACGGTGCCAGAGAGCTAGCAGCTGACGAAGTTGACTGTGACGCTGGAACGCCTGCTCATTGTCAAGAGTATTACAGATCACCTTGGCAAAGCCATGGAGAAGCTTTTGCTCTTTGCTGGTGAATACATACTGTCGCTTGCTGTCCACAGAGAGAACTCCCCTGTCCATAGGCAGGGGTACAGCCGCGAAAGACTTGATATTTTCATCGTCGCGATAATAGGGCAGGGTA
Protein-coding sequences here:
- a CDS encoding GAF domain-containing protein, translating into MNPELNDIIALLSNCLDAFTSVLFVAEARGGRLRLRACHTLSKNVIPDASFSPDDGGLIGWVARNRQPVSIDHFDRDINTLPYYRDDENIKSFAAVPLPMDRGVLSVDSKRQYVFTSKEQKLLHGFAKVICNTLDNEQAFQRHSQLRQLLALWHRSDPLPADAEDPVPFFTKLLDQGCRYLRLDGAILALPDGNFLQIVAVAGKVPLSLLQRAKPVDKGIVGWIFRNRKALFVPKVRNRRRLAYLFGPSDGIGELGALIGLPLAWDPHRVGGVIVFFAKRATEWNKEEKAAVTAIVRRATLVLQNFTLKRELALARNLDPVTETCNLDAFDKILCKRIQRCSKVGGTLALAIMSIDGMEQLNTRVALPDLMPLRQSVSRFLLQELRGRQLLGCIEPMRFALLFENASPRAIHARMQELASALHQHLLEQLNGSTGLQPRFAFSIFPHDSSEVSELWIKAFRGLADDLR